Proteins encoded by one window of Bubalus bubalis isolate 160015118507 breed Murrah chromosome 4, NDDB_SH_1, whole genome shotgun sequence:
- the PPP6R2 gene encoding serine/threonine-protein phosphatase 6 regulatory subunit 2 isoform X5: MFWKFDLSAMSHVDKLLDKEGVTLRELMDGEDILQECKAQNRKLLDFLCRRQSMEELVGLVTQDPALDLEERARFKYPNTACELLTCDVPQISDRLGGDETLLNVLYNFLDREPPLNPLLASFFSKTIGNLIARKTEQVIAFLRKKDKFISLVLKHIGTSALMDLLLRLVSCVEPAGLRQEVLHWLNEEKTIQRLVELIHPSQDEDRQSNASQTLCDIIRLGREQGSQLLEAPQPDPLLTVLESQECVEQLLRNMFDGVQTELCLVSGTQVLLTLLEPRRAGSEGLLDSCSQGLDRPCSVSPGVLCGIEPRLKDFHQLLLSPPKKAAILTTVGVLEEPLGNARLHSARLMAALLHTGTPSINQELCRLDTMGLLLDLFFKYTWNNFLHLQVELCIAAILSHAAREDRAAASGPEEALEPPPSSGDPAAPQPASSLPENTMVTHLFQKCCLVQRILEAWEANDHTQAAGGMRRGNMGHLTRIANAVVQNLEGGPLQSQVSEVFRGLPADCRGRWESFVEETLSEANRRNAVDLVSTHHLHPSSEDEDAEGVLPSELSLQQAFSEYQVQQMTATFVDQFGFSDEEFAEQDDSVNAPFDRIAEISFSVDADDDSPGAALFEACCSDHIQPFDEDDDLWEAEETHRAARVTRARFGGPHASERCPKDGPERRGQGAGEGVDAVQAGSPCEGGSEAGSSWAVFDGPVTPRATSPAPAVALDVGSSVWAAGSPSTSAPEEKGWAKFADFQPFCCSESGPRCSSPVDTGHGDTQAGLNQGLERTLGAWSTCVPRKAPLVVASSHEDEQKAAAASEAVGVGPSQKASPLSMSGPRADCAPSSPPSPAPAAPAEAAVTGPAPRALSPVLAVAVAPGPMVAVTTAAPASPAVSMAAALGTVTRDRLVGRRPQEPPSMAPCDAAAVQSWHPAQKSTW, translated from the exons ATGTTCTGGAAGTTTGACTTGAGCGCCATGTCGCACGTTGACAAGCTGCTGGATAAGGAGGGCGTGACGCTGCGGGAGCTGATGGACGGAGAAGACATCCTGCAGGAGTGCAAGGCCCAGAACCGGAAGCTGCTGGACTTCCTGTGCCGGCGGCAGAGcatggaggagctggtgggccTCGTGACTCAGGACCCGGCCCTGGACCTGGAGGAGAGGGCCCGCTTCAA GTACCCGAACACAGCCTGTGAGCTACTGACGTGCGATGTGCCACAAATCAGCGATAGGCTGGGAGGGGATGAGACTTTGCTGAACGTTCTTTACAACTTCCTGGACCGTGAGCCGCCCCTCAATCCTCTGCTCGCCAGCTTCTTCAGCAAGACCATTGGTAATCTCATTGCAAGAAAAACTGAACAG GTGATTGCGTTCCTGAGGAAGAAGGACAAGTTCATCAGCCTGGTGTTGAAGCACATCGGCACGTCGGCCCTCATGGACCTGCTGCTGCGCCTGGTCAGCTGCGTGGAGCCTGCCGGGCTCCGGCAGGAAGTCCTGCAC TGGCTTAATGAAGAGAAGACCATTCAGAGACTCGTGGAGCTGATCCATCCGAGTCAGGATGAAGAC AGGCAGTCCAACGCTTCCCAGACGCTCTGTGACATCATCCggctgggcagggagcagggcagcCAGCTGCTGGAGGCTCCGCAGCCAGACCCCCTCCTCACGGTGCTGGAGTC GCAGGAGTGCGTGGAGCAGCTGCTGAGGAACATGTTTGATGGAGTGCAGACCGAGCTCTGCCTCGTCAGCGGGACGCAGGTGTTACTTACCCTGCTGGAGCCCAGGCGGGCGGG GTCAGAGGGCTTGCTGGACTCCTGCTCTCAGGGACTGGACAGGCCGTGCTCCGTCAGCCCCGGTGTCCTGTGCGGCATCGAGCCGCGGCTGAAGGACTTCCACCAGCTTCTGCTCAGCCCACCCAAG AAAGCAGCCATCCTGACCACCGTCGGCGTGCTGGAGGAGCCCCTGGGCAACGCGCGCCTGCACAGCGCCCGCCTCATGGCCGCTCTGTTGCACACGGGCACACCCAGCATCAACCAGGAGCTCTGCCGGCTGGACACCATGGGGCTGCTGCTG GACCTGTTTTTTAAGTACACTTGGAATAACTTCCTGCACCTCCAAGTGGAGCTCTGCATAGCCGCCATCCTGTCCCACGCTGCCCGGGAGGACAGGGCCGCAGCCAGTGGACCCGAGGAGGCGCTGGAGCCTCCACCCTCCAGCGGGGACCCAGCAGCCCCCCAGCCTGCCAGCAGCCTCCCCGAGAACACCATGGTGACCCAC CTGTTCCAGAAGTGTTGCCTGGTCCAGAGGATCCTGGAGGCCTGGGAAGCCAATGACCACACTCA GGCAGCGGGCGGCATGAGGCGTGGGAACATGGGCCACCTCACCCGGATCGCCAACGCGGTGGTGCAGAACCTGGAGGGGGGCCCCCTGCAGAGCCAGGTCAGCGAGGTCTTCCGAG GGCTCCCGGCGGACTGCCGCGGGCGCTGGGAGAGCTTCGTGGAGGAGACGCTGTCGGAGGCCAACCGCAGGAACGCGGTGGACCTG GTGAGCACACACCACCTTCACCCCTCGAGTGAGGACGAGGACGCGGAGGGCGTCCTCCCCAGCGAGCTGTCCCTGCAACAG GCGTTCTCTGAGTACCAGGTCCAGCAGATGACGGCCACCTTCGTGGACCAGTTTGGCTTCAGCGATGAGGAATTTGCTGAGCAGGACGACAGTGTCAA CGCCCCATTTGACAGGATTGCGGAGATCAGCTTCAGCGTCGACGCTGATGACGACAGC CCCGGCGCTGCGCTGTTCGAGGCTTGCTGCAGCGACCACATCCAGCCCTTCGACGAGGATGACGATCTCTGGGAGGCCGAGGAGACGCACCGTGCGGCCCGCGTGACCAGAGCCAG GTTCGGGGGCCCCCACGCTTCAGAGCGCTGCCCAAAGGACGGCCCAGAGCGCCGAGGCCAGGGTGCAGGCGAGGGCGTGGACGCAGTTCAGGCAGGCTCGCCATGCGAGGGCGGCTCAGAAG CAGGCTCCTCATGGGCTGTGTTTGATGGGCCAGTGACTCCCAGGGccaccagccctgccccagcAGTGGCGCTGGACGTGGGTTCCAGTGTGTGGGCAGCCGGCTCCCCCAGCACCTCTGCTCCAGAGGAGAAAGGCTGGGCCAAGTTTGCCGACTTCCAGCCTTTCTGTTG CTCTGAGTCGGGGCCGAGGTGCAGCTCCCCGGTGGACACTGGCCACGGCGACACCCAGGCTGGCCTGAACCAGGGCCTAGAGAGAACCC TTGGTGCCTGGAGCACGTGTGTCCCCAGGAAGGCCCCCCTGGTGGTCGCCAGCAGCCACGAGGATGAGCAGAAGGCGGCTGCTGCCTCGGAGGCTGTTGGTGTGGGTCCCAGCCAGAAGGCCTCCCCGCTGTCCATGTCGGGCCCCAG GGCTGACTGTGCCCCTAGCTCACCGCCCAGCCCGGCGCCCGCTGCCCCTGCCGAGGCCGCCGTGACGGGCCCTGCGCCCCGGGCCCTGTCCCCAGTGCTGGCCGTGGCCGTCGCCCCGGGGCCCATGGTGGCGGTCACCACTGCGGCCCCCGCCAGCCCAGCGGTTTCCATGGCGGCCGCCCTGGGGACAGTGACGAGAGACAG GCTGGTGGGCCGCCGCCCTCAGGAGCCGCCCTCAATGGCCCCGTGTGACGCTGCTGCTGTGCAGTCTTGGCACCCAGCCCAGAAAAGCACCTGGTGA
- the PPP6R2 gene encoding serine/threonine-protein phosphatase 6 regulatory subunit 2 isoform X9 codes for MDLLLRLVSCVEPAGLRQEVLHWLNEEKTIQRLVELIHPSQDEDRQSNASQTLCDIIRLGREQGSQLLEAPQPDPLLTVLESQECVEQLLRNMFDGVQTELCLVSGTQVLLTLLEPRRAGSEGLLDSCSQGLDRPCSVSPGVLCGIEPRLKDFHQLLLSPPKKAAILTTVGVLEEPLGNARLHSARLMAALLHTGTPSINQELCRLDTMGLLLDLFFKYTWNNFLHLQVELCIAAILSHAAREDRAAASGPEEALEPPPSSGDPAAPQPASSLPENTMVTHLFQKCCLVQRILEAWEANDHTQAAGGMRRGNMGHLTRIANAVVQNLEGGPLQSQVSEVFRGLPADCRGRWESFVEETLSEANRRNAVDLVSTHHLHPSSEDEDAEGVLPSELSLQQAFSEYQVQQMTATFVDQFGFSDEEFAEQDDSVNAPFDRIAEISFSVDADDDSPGAALFEACCSDHIQPFDEDDDLWEAEETHRAARVTRARFGGPHASERCPKDGPERRGQGAGEGVDAVQAGSPCEGGSEAGSSWAVFDGPVTPRATSPAPAVALDVGSSVWAAGSPSTSAPEEKGWAKFADFQPFCCSESGPRCSSPVDTGHGDTQAGLNQGLERTLGAWSTCVPRKAPLVVASSHEDEQKAAAASEAVGVGPSQKASPLSMSGPRGQLWTGRTPLLRGSHGWSLRADCAPSSPPSPAPAAPAEAAVTGPAPRALSPVLAVAVAPGPMVAVTTAAPASPAVSMAAALGTVTRDRLVGRRPQEPPSMAPCDAAAVQSWHPAQKSTW; via the exons ATGGACCTGCTGCTGCGCCTGGTCAGCTGCGTGGAGCCTGCCGGGCTCCGGCAGGAAGTCCTGCAC TGGCTTAATGAAGAGAAGACCATTCAGAGACTCGTGGAGCTGATCCATCCGAGTCAGGATGAAGAC AGGCAGTCCAACGCTTCCCAGACGCTCTGTGACATCATCCggctgggcagggagcagggcagcCAGCTGCTGGAGGCTCCGCAGCCAGACCCCCTCCTCACGGTGCTGGAGTC GCAGGAGTGCGTGGAGCAGCTGCTGAGGAACATGTTTGATGGAGTGCAGACCGAGCTCTGCCTCGTCAGCGGGACGCAGGTGTTACTTACCCTGCTGGAGCCCAGGCGGGCGGG GTCAGAGGGCTTGCTGGACTCCTGCTCTCAGGGACTGGACAGGCCGTGCTCCGTCAGCCCCGGTGTCCTGTGCGGCATCGAGCCGCGGCTGAAGGACTTCCACCAGCTTCTGCTCAGCCCACCCAAG AAAGCAGCCATCCTGACCACCGTCGGCGTGCTGGAGGAGCCCCTGGGCAACGCGCGCCTGCACAGCGCCCGCCTCATGGCCGCTCTGTTGCACACGGGCACACCCAGCATCAACCAGGAGCTCTGCCGGCTGGACACCATGGGGCTGCTGCTG GACCTGTTTTTTAAGTACACTTGGAATAACTTCCTGCACCTCCAAGTGGAGCTCTGCATAGCCGCCATCCTGTCCCACGCTGCCCGGGAGGACAGGGCCGCAGCCAGTGGACCCGAGGAGGCGCTGGAGCCTCCACCCTCCAGCGGGGACCCAGCAGCCCCCCAGCCTGCCAGCAGCCTCCCCGAGAACACCATGGTGACCCAC CTGTTCCAGAAGTGTTGCCTGGTCCAGAGGATCCTGGAGGCCTGGGAAGCCAATGACCACACTCA GGCAGCGGGCGGCATGAGGCGTGGGAACATGGGCCACCTCACCCGGATCGCCAACGCGGTGGTGCAGAACCTGGAGGGGGGCCCCCTGCAGAGCCAGGTCAGCGAGGTCTTCCGAG GGCTCCCGGCGGACTGCCGCGGGCGCTGGGAGAGCTTCGTGGAGGAGACGCTGTCGGAGGCCAACCGCAGGAACGCGGTGGACCTG GTGAGCACACACCACCTTCACCCCTCGAGTGAGGACGAGGACGCGGAGGGCGTCCTCCCCAGCGAGCTGTCCCTGCAACAG GCGTTCTCTGAGTACCAGGTCCAGCAGATGACGGCCACCTTCGTGGACCAGTTTGGCTTCAGCGATGAGGAATTTGCTGAGCAGGACGACAGTGTCAA CGCCCCATTTGACAGGATTGCGGAGATCAGCTTCAGCGTCGACGCTGATGACGACAGC CCCGGCGCTGCGCTGTTCGAGGCTTGCTGCAGCGACCACATCCAGCCCTTCGACGAGGATGACGATCTCTGGGAGGCCGAGGAGACGCACCGTGCGGCCCGCGTGACCAGAGCCAG GTTCGGGGGCCCCCACGCTTCAGAGCGCTGCCCAAAGGACGGCCCAGAGCGCCGAGGCCAGGGTGCAGGCGAGGGCGTGGACGCAGTTCAGGCAGGCTCGCCATGCGAGGGCGGCTCAGAAG CAGGCTCCTCATGGGCTGTGTTTGATGGGCCAGTGACTCCCAGGGccaccagccctgccccagcAGTGGCGCTGGACGTGGGTTCCAGTGTGTGGGCAGCCGGCTCCCCCAGCACCTCTGCTCCAGAGGAGAAAGGCTGGGCCAAGTTTGCCGACTTCCAGCCTTTCTGTTG CTCTGAGTCGGGGCCGAGGTGCAGCTCCCCGGTGGACACTGGCCACGGCGACACCCAGGCTGGCCTGAACCAGGGCCTAGAGAGAACCC TTGGTGCCTGGAGCACGTGTGTCCCCAGGAAGGCCCCCCTGGTGGTCGCCAGCAGCCACGAGGATGAGCAGAAGGCGGCTGCTGCCTCGGAGGCTGTTGGTGTGGGTCCCAGCCAGAAGGCCTCCCCGCTGTCCATGTCGGGCCCCAG AGGCCAGCTCTGGACAGGAAGGACACCCCTTCTAAGGGGAAGCCACGGGTGGTCACTGAG GGCTGACTGTGCCCCTAGCTCACCGCCCAGCCCGGCGCCCGCTGCCCCTGCCGAGGCCGCCGTGACGGGCCCTGCGCCCCGGGCCCTGTCCCCAGTGCTGGCCGTGGCCGTCGCCCCGGGGCCCATGGTGGCGGTCACCACTGCGGCCCCCGCCAGCCCAGCGGTTTCCATGGCGGCCGCCCTGGGGACAGTGACGAGAGACAG GCTGGTGGGCCGCCGCCCTCAGGAGCCGCCCTCAATGGCCCCGTGTGACGCTGCTGCTGTGCAGTCTTGGCACCCAGCCCAGAAAAGCACCTGGTGA
- the PPP6R2 gene encoding serine/threonine-protein phosphatase 6 regulatory subunit 2 isoform X4: MFWKFDLSAMSHVDKLLDKEGVTLRELMDGEDILQECKAQNRKLLDFLCRRQSMEELVGLVTQDPALDLEERARFKYPNTACELLTCDVPQISDRLGGDETLLNVLYNFLDREPPLNPLLASFFSKTIGNLIARKTEQVIAFLRKKDKFISLVLKHIGTSALMDLLLRLVSCVEPAGLRQEVLHWLNEEKTIQRLVELIHPSQDEDRQSNASQTLCDIIRLGREQGSQLLEAPQPDPLLTVLESQECVEQLLRNMFDGVQTELCLVSGTQVLLTLLEPRRAGSEGLLDSCSQGLDRPCSVSPGVLCGIEPRLKDFHQLLLSPPKKAAILTTVGVLEEPLGNARLHSARLMAALLHTGTPSINQELCRLDTMGLLLDLFFKYTWNNFLHLQVELCIAAILSHAAREDRAAASGPEEALEPPPSSGDPAAPQPASSLPENTMVTHLFQKCCLVQRILEAWEANDHTQAAGGMRRGNMGHLTRIANAVVQNLEGGPLQSQVSEVFRGLPADCRGRWESFVEETLSEANRRNAVDLVSTHHLHPSSEDEDAEGVLPSELSLQQAFSEYQVQQMTATFVDQFGFSDEEFAEQDDSVNAPFDRIAEISFSVDADDDSPGAALFEACCSDHIQPFDEDDDLWEAEETHRAARVTRARFGGPHASERCPKDGPERRGQGAGEGVDAVQAGSPCEGGSEAGSSWAVFDGPVTPRATSPAPAVALDVGSSVWAAGSPSTSAPEEKGWAKFADFQPFCCSESGPRCSSPVDTGHGDTQAGLNQGLERTLGAWSTCVPRKAPLVVASSHEDEQKAAAASEAVGVGPSQKASPLSMSGPRGQLWTGRTPLLRGSHGWSLRADCAPSSPPSPAPAAPAEAAVTGPAPRALSPVLAVAVAPGPMVAVTTAAPASPAVSMAAALGTVTRDRQAGGPPPSGAALNGPV; the protein is encoded by the exons ATGTTCTGGAAGTTTGACTTGAGCGCCATGTCGCACGTTGACAAGCTGCTGGATAAGGAGGGCGTGACGCTGCGGGAGCTGATGGACGGAGAAGACATCCTGCAGGAGTGCAAGGCCCAGAACCGGAAGCTGCTGGACTTCCTGTGCCGGCGGCAGAGcatggaggagctggtgggccTCGTGACTCAGGACCCGGCCCTGGACCTGGAGGAGAGGGCCCGCTTCAA GTACCCGAACACAGCCTGTGAGCTACTGACGTGCGATGTGCCACAAATCAGCGATAGGCTGGGAGGGGATGAGACTTTGCTGAACGTTCTTTACAACTTCCTGGACCGTGAGCCGCCCCTCAATCCTCTGCTCGCCAGCTTCTTCAGCAAGACCATTGGTAATCTCATTGCAAGAAAAACTGAACAG GTGATTGCGTTCCTGAGGAAGAAGGACAAGTTCATCAGCCTGGTGTTGAAGCACATCGGCACGTCGGCCCTCATGGACCTGCTGCTGCGCCTGGTCAGCTGCGTGGAGCCTGCCGGGCTCCGGCAGGAAGTCCTGCAC TGGCTTAATGAAGAGAAGACCATTCAGAGACTCGTGGAGCTGATCCATCCGAGTCAGGATGAAGAC AGGCAGTCCAACGCTTCCCAGACGCTCTGTGACATCATCCggctgggcagggagcagggcagcCAGCTGCTGGAGGCTCCGCAGCCAGACCCCCTCCTCACGGTGCTGGAGTC GCAGGAGTGCGTGGAGCAGCTGCTGAGGAACATGTTTGATGGAGTGCAGACCGAGCTCTGCCTCGTCAGCGGGACGCAGGTGTTACTTACCCTGCTGGAGCCCAGGCGGGCGGG GTCAGAGGGCTTGCTGGACTCCTGCTCTCAGGGACTGGACAGGCCGTGCTCCGTCAGCCCCGGTGTCCTGTGCGGCATCGAGCCGCGGCTGAAGGACTTCCACCAGCTTCTGCTCAGCCCACCCAAG AAAGCAGCCATCCTGACCACCGTCGGCGTGCTGGAGGAGCCCCTGGGCAACGCGCGCCTGCACAGCGCCCGCCTCATGGCCGCTCTGTTGCACACGGGCACACCCAGCATCAACCAGGAGCTCTGCCGGCTGGACACCATGGGGCTGCTGCTG GACCTGTTTTTTAAGTACACTTGGAATAACTTCCTGCACCTCCAAGTGGAGCTCTGCATAGCCGCCATCCTGTCCCACGCTGCCCGGGAGGACAGGGCCGCAGCCAGTGGACCCGAGGAGGCGCTGGAGCCTCCACCCTCCAGCGGGGACCCAGCAGCCCCCCAGCCTGCCAGCAGCCTCCCCGAGAACACCATGGTGACCCAC CTGTTCCAGAAGTGTTGCCTGGTCCAGAGGATCCTGGAGGCCTGGGAAGCCAATGACCACACTCA GGCAGCGGGCGGCATGAGGCGTGGGAACATGGGCCACCTCACCCGGATCGCCAACGCGGTGGTGCAGAACCTGGAGGGGGGCCCCCTGCAGAGCCAGGTCAGCGAGGTCTTCCGAG GGCTCCCGGCGGACTGCCGCGGGCGCTGGGAGAGCTTCGTGGAGGAGACGCTGTCGGAGGCCAACCGCAGGAACGCGGTGGACCTG GTGAGCACACACCACCTTCACCCCTCGAGTGAGGACGAGGACGCGGAGGGCGTCCTCCCCAGCGAGCTGTCCCTGCAACAG GCGTTCTCTGAGTACCAGGTCCAGCAGATGACGGCCACCTTCGTGGACCAGTTTGGCTTCAGCGATGAGGAATTTGCTGAGCAGGACGACAGTGTCAA CGCCCCATTTGACAGGATTGCGGAGATCAGCTTCAGCGTCGACGCTGATGACGACAGC CCCGGCGCTGCGCTGTTCGAGGCTTGCTGCAGCGACCACATCCAGCCCTTCGACGAGGATGACGATCTCTGGGAGGCCGAGGAGACGCACCGTGCGGCCCGCGTGACCAGAGCCAG GTTCGGGGGCCCCCACGCTTCAGAGCGCTGCCCAAAGGACGGCCCAGAGCGCCGAGGCCAGGGTGCAGGCGAGGGCGTGGACGCAGTTCAGGCAGGCTCGCCATGCGAGGGCGGCTCAGAAG CAGGCTCCTCATGGGCTGTGTTTGATGGGCCAGTGACTCCCAGGGccaccagccctgccccagcAGTGGCGCTGGACGTGGGTTCCAGTGTGTGGGCAGCCGGCTCCCCCAGCACCTCTGCTCCAGAGGAGAAAGGCTGGGCCAAGTTTGCCGACTTCCAGCCTTTCTGTTG CTCTGAGTCGGGGCCGAGGTGCAGCTCCCCGGTGGACACTGGCCACGGCGACACCCAGGCTGGCCTGAACCAGGGCCTAGAGAGAACCC TTGGTGCCTGGAGCACGTGTGTCCCCAGGAAGGCCCCCCTGGTGGTCGCCAGCAGCCACGAGGATGAGCAGAAGGCGGCTGCTGCCTCGGAGGCTGTTGGTGTGGGTCCCAGCCAGAAGGCCTCCCCGCTGTCCATGTCGGGCCCCAG AGGCCAGCTCTGGACAGGAAGGACACCCCTTCTAAGGGGAAGCCACGGGTGGTCACTGAG GGCTGACTGTGCCCCTAGCTCACCGCCCAGCCCGGCGCCCGCTGCCCCTGCCGAGGCCGCCGTGACGGGCCCTGCGCCCCGGGCCCTGTCCCCAGTGCTGGCCGTGGCCGTCGCCCCGGGGCCCATGGTGGCGGTCACCACTGCGGCCCCCGCCAGCCCAGCGGTTTCCATGGCGGCCGCCCTGGGGACAGTGACGAGAGACAG ACAGGCTGGTGGGCCGCCGCCCTCAGGAGCCGCCCTCAATGGCCCCGTGTGA
- the PPP6R2 gene encoding serine/threonine-protein phosphatase 6 regulatory subunit 2 isoform X11, whose amino-acid sequence MFWKFDLSAMSHVDKLLDKEGVTLRELMDGEDILQECKAQNRKLLDFLCRRQSMEELVGLVTQDPALDLEERARFKYPNTACELLTCDVPQISDRLGGDETLLNVLYNFLDREPPLNPLLASFFSKTIGNLIARKTEQVIAFLRKKDKFISLVLKHIGTSALMDLLLRLVSCVEPAGLRQEVLHWLNEEKTIQRLVELIHPSQDEDRQSNASQTLCDIIRLGREQGSQLLEAPQPDPLLTVLESQECVEQLLRNMFDGVQTELCLVSGTQVLLTLLEPRRAGSEGLLDSCSQGLDRPCSVSPGVLCGIEPRLKDFHQLLLSPPKKAAILTTVGVLEEPLGNARLHSARLMAALLHTGTPSINQELCRLDTMGLLLDLFFKYTWNNFLHLQVELCIAAILSHAAREDRAAASGPEEALEPPPSSGDPAAPQPASSLPENTMVTHLFQKCCLVQRILEAWEANDHTQAAGGMRRGNMGHLTRIANAVVQNLEGGPLQSQVSEVFRGLPADCRGRWESFVEETLSEANRRNAVDLVSTHHLHPSSEDEDAEGVLPSELSLQQAFSEYQVQQMTATFVDQFGFSDEEFAEQDDSVNAPFDRIAEISFSVDADDDSPGAALFEACCSDHIQPFDEDDDLWEAEETHRAARVTRARFGGPHASERCPKDGPERRGQGAGEGVDAVQAGSPCEGGSEAGSSWAVFDGPVTPRATSPAPAVALDVGSSVWAAGSPSTSAPEEKGWAKFADFQPFSLSRGRGAAPRWTLATATPRLA is encoded by the exons ATGTTCTGGAAGTTTGACTTGAGCGCCATGTCGCACGTTGACAAGCTGCTGGATAAGGAGGGCGTGACGCTGCGGGAGCTGATGGACGGAGAAGACATCCTGCAGGAGTGCAAGGCCCAGAACCGGAAGCTGCTGGACTTCCTGTGCCGGCGGCAGAGcatggaggagctggtgggccTCGTGACTCAGGACCCGGCCCTGGACCTGGAGGAGAGGGCCCGCTTCAA GTACCCGAACACAGCCTGTGAGCTACTGACGTGCGATGTGCCACAAATCAGCGATAGGCTGGGAGGGGATGAGACTTTGCTGAACGTTCTTTACAACTTCCTGGACCGTGAGCCGCCCCTCAATCCTCTGCTCGCCAGCTTCTTCAGCAAGACCATTGGTAATCTCATTGCAAGAAAAACTGAACAG GTGATTGCGTTCCTGAGGAAGAAGGACAAGTTCATCAGCCTGGTGTTGAAGCACATCGGCACGTCGGCCCTCATGGACCTGCTGCTGCGCCTGGTCAGCTGCGTGGAGCCTGCCGGGCTCCGGCAGGAAGTCCTGCAC TGGCTTAATGAAGAGAAGACCATTCAGAGACTCGTGGAGCTGATCCATCCGAGTCAGGATGAAGAC AGGCAGTCCAACGCTTCCCAGACGCTCTGTGACATCATCCggctgggcagggagcagggcagcCAGCTGCTGGAGGCTCCGCAGCCAGACCCCCTCCTCACGGTGCTGGAGTC GCAGGAGTGCGTGGAGCAGCTGCTGAGGAACATGTTTGATGGAGTGCAGACCGAGCTCTGCCTCGTCAGCGGGACGCAGGTGTTACTTACCCTGCTGGAGCCCAGGCGGGCGGG GTCAGAGGGCTTGCTGGACTCCTGCTCTCAGGGACTGGACAGGCCGTGCTCCGTCAGCCCCGGTGTCCTGTGCGGCATCGAGCCGCGGCTGAAGGACTTCCACCAGCTTCTGCTCAGCCCACCCAAG AAAGCAGCCATCCTGACCACCGTCGGCGTGCTGGAGGAGCCCCTGGGCAACGCGCGCCTGCACAGCGCCCGCCTCATGGCCGCTCTGTTGCACACGGGCACACCCAGCATCAACCAGGAGCTCTGCCGGCTGGACACCATGGGGCTGCTGCTG GACCTGTTTTTTAAGTACACTTGGAATAACTTCCTGCACCTCCAAGTGGAGCTCTGCATAGCCGCCATCCTGTCCCACGCTGCCCGGGAGGACAGGGCCGCAGCCAGTGGACCCGAGGAGGCGCTGGAGCCTCCACCCTCCAGCGGGGACCCAGCAGCCCCCCAGCCTGCCAGCAGCCTCCCCGAGAACACCATGGTGACCCAC CTGTTCCAGAAGTGTTGCCTGGTCCAGAGGATCCTGGAGGCCTGGGAAGCCAATGACCACACTCA GGCAGCGGGCGGCATGAGGCGTGGGAACATGGGCCACCTCACCCGGATCGCCAACGCGGTGGTGCAGAACCTGGAGGGGGGCCCCCTGCAGAGCCAGGTCAGCGAGGTCTTCCGAG GGCTCCCGGCGGACTGCCGCGGGCGCTGGGAGAGCTTCGTGGAGGAGACGCTGTCGGAGGCCAACCGCAGGAACGCGGTGGACCTG GTGAGCACACACCACCTTCACCCCTCGAGTGAGGACGAGGACGCGGAGGGCGTCCTCCCCAGCGAGCTGTCCCTGCAACAG GCGTTCTCTGAGTACCAGGTCCAGCAGATGACGGCCACCTTCGTGGACCAGTTTGGCTTCAGCGATGAGGAATTTGCTGAGCAGGACGACAGTGTCAA CGCCCCATTTGACAGGATTGCGGAGATCAGCTTCAGCGTCGACGCTGATGACGACAGC CCCGGCGCTGCGCTGTTCGAGGCTTGCTGCAGCGACCACATCCAGCCCTTCGACGAGGATGACGATCTCTGGGAGGCCGAGGAGACGCACCGTGCGGCCCGCGTGACCAGAGCCAG GTTCGGGGGCCCCCACGCTTCAGAGCGCTGCCCAAAGGACGGCCCAGAGCGCCGAGGCCAGGGTGCAGGCGAGGGCGTGGACGCAGTTCAGGCAGGCTCGCCATGCGAGGGCGGCTCAGAAG CAGGCTCCTCATGGGCTGTGTTTGATGGGCCAGTGACTCCCAGGGccaccagccctgccccagcAGTGGCGCTGGACGTGGGTTCCAGTGTGTGGGCAGCCGGCTCCCCCAGCACCTCTGCTCCAGAGGAGAAAGGCTGGGCCAAGTTTGCCGACTTCCAGCCTTTCT CTCTGAGTCGGGGCCGAGGTGCAGCTCCCCGGTGGACACTGGCCACGGCGACACCCAGGCTGGCCTGA